The Prionailurus bengalensis isolate Pbe53 chromosome E2, Fcat_Pben_1.1_paternal_pri, whole genome shotgun sequence region AGCGGCCCTTCAAATCACTCCAGAAACCTTAGCATTTATAAAAACTGGCAGATTTATTCCGTAGGGGCCAATTTTTCAAGAAGCTAAAGGtgaaggtgggagaggggaggtttcctccccttttcctttctccctccttttattttcccCAGGGGGTAAAAATGGCCTGGCCCCCAAAACCtacccaaataaaaaaaacaaaacaaaacaaaacaaaacaaaactgaggttCCAAAAAGTTACAGCATCTTAATTCCTCATAGAAAAGGGGAAGGAGCCAAAGGGAAGGGagttccctggggtggggggtggaggtgcCCCCAGCCTGgtgggacacccccccccccttaaataGCTGCCCCAAATGGGACAAGCCTGGGGCACAGCATTTAAAAACTCCCCATACCCCATTTtatcaaaaccaaagagaaaaaaaaatttccctttccccccaaaaaacctaaatatatatatatatttttttttcttaaaaaaaaaaacaaaaattcgaAGGCATTAAGCGTTAAAGTGAATCTAGAACAAGGGAATGTGagattccctccttcctccccccttaCTGTGGGGTTCATTGGTACATCCCCAGCGGAGGAACCAGCcccaaggagaggggaaggaccAAAGGGAGCAAAGGGTGGGGgcctccccagccaatcagcaGCCAGTATGGGTGTGGGCACGTTGCCAAGGAAGCCACACCCCCTTGGAATTTTCCAAGTAGGATGGGGAGCGGGGACGACGCATTCCTGTGTAGTCTTCAGCCAATTCCAAGTCAAGTTGAGGCAGGGAAAGCAGGGTGACAGGCGGGGTGTGCAGAAAGGACATACGGGATTTTCGGGAGCCCTGTGGTCAGGGGGAACCCCGCTTCCTCAGCTCCTGGACAAATGCTGGAAGGAAACAAGGGGCAGAGGTCAGGGGCGGagcctcttcccccttcccttccagaaCAGGGCTCTCTGCAAGGGATGCCTCCAAAATagacatttcaaatttaaaaaaccgCCTCACCTTCAATGATTTCCTCTTTCACTTTCTGCAGttccttcctcacctcttccaGAAGCTCCTGGAAATAATGGGGTGTAACCAGTCAGGAAGGGTACCTGGACTTGTAGAAATGAATCCTCCCTTTCTTAATGACTGAAGGGCCCGAGGAATAAGGTTCaaggaccacacacacacacacacacaccccacccacccacacacacacacacacacacacacacacaatgacatCACTGATAAAGCCATAGAGTGACTGGAGAATTCTAGGGGAAAATTCTGGATCCTTGGAGCCAGATGAAAAGTACTGGAGGACATCCAGTACCGGGGTTGGCAAATACATTCCAGTCTCCTGCCAATTCCAGTTGGTGACGGATGGCTGGGGCTGGTGTGCTGGAAAGGACTCTGGGTACTCCTCAGGAAGGAGTGATAGATTAGTAAGGTCTGTCCGGGCACTGGCAGAGGAGGCTGTGGTTCCAGTGTCCTCCCGACCTGATTGAATCCCTCCATGTCTCGGATTGGAAAACGGAGGCTTCAGAGGCTTTATCATGGAATCACAGGGCAGGCCAGCGGCAGCGTTTGGACCCAGATCTCCTGTCTTCCCGTGGCCCCTTTCTAGCCCCCGATTCTCacccctggcccctcccctgaGCTACCTGTTTCACTCTCTCCAGGTCTGACTCGTCACTGGAGCTGGGCGTAGAGGGGTGGGCCTCAGAAGTGGTCACAGAAGAAGAAGACTTCATCCTAGGCGAGTCGGTGTGGTTTGGAATAGAAATGAGGTTAGAGAGGGGGTCCGTCTCCCCTGCTTCCCCTTCCAAGGGTCACATGGTGTTCCTTCCTACAAAGTGGGCAAATCCGACTATTTCCGGGGGGATGGGGCCCCAGCATTGATGGCCCACCTTGGCAAGGTtgtgctgttcttttcccagggtCTCCGCACAGATTCTGGGGGAAAGACAATGAACCGGGAAGATCAGGGGCAAGGAAGGTCCTGCCTCAATCTCCACCCCCTAGCTTCATCAGCCCCTGTTCAAAGAAACGTCTCCGGAGACCACAATCCCCAGCAGTGTTGGCACAGACTCCcccatggaggggagggggcgggaggggcgttCCGGGTGAGAACAGGGCATCCTGACACATAGCTCCTGTGGCCGGACCGGCTCACTCACCACTCTGGGCTGGGACTCTAGCCTCTGGCTCCTCCTGCTGGtgggaaataaaactgtcatgaGACGGGCGGCTCGTTCTCCTCCTCCAGCTTCAAACCCCGCCCATTCCTAGCACACCCCCACCGCCCTCCCCAGTATCCCTACCCGAATGGTACAGCCTAAGGTGCACGTGGCAGGAAGAGCCCCTAACTCACATTGGCAGATTCATCCTTGGGGGGtttctccccaacttgtgtggcTTTCCTTCTGCAGGAGGGACAGGCAAAAACAGATGGCTTCAGCCCTCCCTCAGCCACTCGGTAGTTCTTAACCAGAGTTCTAGAAAGGTGGATTCTAAGGCGTAGAGTTCTGGAATTCTCTAAAACTTGAGTTTTAGAAGTTAAAGAGAGTGCTGTTCTCCAGCTGGGGTGCGGGCCTTACACTGCTCCCATCTGGGAAGCACAACGCGCTAAGGGTGGAGGGCTCTCTGTCTTccgctgcttgggattctaggAATCTGAGTGTCCAACATGCCCAGGCAGGATCTCCTAAGGGGAGACCTCCTGAGGTCCTAGAATTCTGGGTTTTAGAACATTCTAGAGGCTACCTGGGTGGTTGCAAACCTCAGCCATCTCAGGAGAATGGAATCTCCAGCATGAGATCCCAAACCTGGCTGTCAAAGAGGGAACTTTCACCCAAAGAAACAAACGCATTGGGAATCTGAGCCCTCCCCCAACCCGGCCCTACTGAACTGGAATCTCCGGGTGATGACTGCTGGTCTCGGGACGCCTTCCCAGAGCTTTCCAAGGCACTGactgctccaggctccaggctcaggctcACCTCCGGGCCAGCATGGCGTTCATTTCTTCCATCAGCCCCCCGCCCGTGCTCCGGCCGCTGTCTGCTTTGGGGGCTGAGGGCCCCCCTGAGGCCTCCTCCTGCTGGAGAAATTACAAAGAGGAAGGGGCTTTATGCGCAGGCctcttgccacccccccccccagccctcctgtgacagccccccaccccccctcccccaggcaacTCTGGCCTCATTCCATTATCCCATCAGGGCCCCATCACCCCACATCCTGCGGGACCTGGCCCCCTCACCTTGCTGACTTTCCTGAGTTTGGCTCCGGCAATGGCGGCCGCAAGGCCGGGGGCCCCAGTTCCGCCACCACTGGGGCCTTGtgctgtggggagagggggcgCAGGGGGCGGGCCTCCCCCTGCTCCATGCCCTGCGACCGAGACCCCTGAGGGGGACaccccaggaggtggggggggacccGGAGGAGGGGGAGGTCCTGGAGGGGGGGGCGGCCCCCCAGCTGGAGGAGCAGGTGGGCCTcctgaaagaaacagagaaagagggtgctAAGAGAGAAGCCTCGCCCCTCGCTGTCCAGCTGGCCCACCCCCCTCCTCTGGGGAGTCCCGCCTCCACGTCCCCCCAAGGCCACCACCAAGCACTCACCTGCATTGGAGACCCGGCGCTCCATGTGCTCCGGCGGGCCCGGGGGCTGCCTGAGAAGGGGCGACAGAGCTGCTATCACTCGGGGTCCCCGAGGATGGCCAGCAACCTCCCGACTTCTCTCTCAGGTCTCCAGGGGGGGGGCTGACTGCCTTCCCCCCCCCGGGGGCCCAGGAAAGagttggggggaagggcagggacagggagacCAAGAGGTGAGGCTTCTAGTCATCAGACCGTCAAGAACGTTTGAATCACAAAATGCCCAAGATCTTTTAAAACGACTGACTTGTGGACTCTGGGAATGTGGGGACCAGGATTTGACGGGGTCAGAACGTGCTGCAACTCTGGGTGTGGGAACTGCTCGAACTCTCCAGGAGGTGGGGTTTTCTGAAAGCCCTTCATTCTTAGCCCCCTGGGAGTAGGAACACTGGGGAAACAAAGTTGGAGAGTGCCAGACTCTGGGAGTCAGGGGTTCTGGAACATCCTAGAACGCTGGTAGTGGTAAGGCTCCCCACCCAGGGGCTGGCCCCACCTTTTCTGCTGTTCCACCTCCTCTGGGGCAGGACCGTTCTGGACAGACCAGGTGGAAGGTGCTGctggtggtggcggtggcggAGGCCCCCCTCCTGGAAGGTGAGAGTGGAAAGGGTGGTGAGTCAACCCTGGAACTCTGCCCCACCCAGCAGCTCTCTCGCTCGGCTCTCCCAGGAATCTCGCCCGGAGGCTCTcgcttccttcttcctccaggaCCCCGACCCTCGGGCTCGGGTGTGGGTTAAAGGtccccccaccagcctcccttGACAGAACTGGTTCGAGCCGGGTGCTCTGATGATGCCCAGCGAGGGCAGCGATGCCCATGGGGCCGTCACCTACCCCGTGTCTTGCGGACCAGAGTTTGCATGAACCCCGCCAATTCGGGCTGATTCCAGCGTCCAGGTTTTTAACCACCGTCACCGCCACTCAGACCCCAGCCCGAGAATGCCTTTCCCAGAAAGGTCGAGAGCCTCTTCCTCACCCGCCTCCAAGCCTCTGGTTCCCACAACCTGAACCACCCACCATCTTTTTCTGTGCCCCCAGAAGGGCAACCCCTTCCCCCGCTGGCACTGAGGTTGCCCCGGGAAGCGAACCCCTCTGCCATCGGGGTATCTGAAGTGCCACGGTGGCCGCCCCGGACGCCGGTCTCCTCAAGCCCTACTCCTCAGAGTATTGTCTGTGCACTGGCAGCCCCATATTCACCGGGGCGCTTACTACAAATGCAGGGGCACAGGCCCCACCCCAGCTGAACTGGAACCCGCGTCTACCTACacgcctggggcgggggggcggggggggggagagcaggtCCACGTTTCACACTGATCGGAGGTCTTTTTCTTCATAGCGATGCCAGAAAACTAACCGATGACGTATCACTACAATGGGCACCTAGTGAAAGGGCACAGGGAGCCTTCTGGGGCCTGGAAGTATCTCCATCTTGATCGGGGAGGCGGTCACCTGGGAGTCGCGCGTTTTACACATGGGTGCACGTGGGGCACAGAGGGGCCCGTGCAAAATCCTCACCGTAGAATCTCCACGGTAGCGGTGAgttagcaatgaatgagaatggggctaatttggggcgcctggggggctcagtcggttgagcatctgacttcggcgcagggcatgatctcacggtgtgtgggttcgagccccgggtggggctctgtgtggacagttcggagcctggcgcctgcttccgattctgtgcctccctctctctctctctctctgcccctccccggcttgtgcgcGCTCgccctctcaacaataaataagtaaacatttaaaaaatggggctaATTTGAGAGCGGTAAAGTGGCAGGGCTCAGCGGTCCCCTCTGCCCAGTTTCGAACCTTCCAATGCCTCGAGGGCGCTGGCCATGCCCGCGGCGAACTGTGCTGCGTCCTCCTTGCTCCCGAAGTTGAGGCCCCAGACCTGGCGGGCGTCGCGCCACTGGTGGAAGCTGGGGGTGGCCTGGTTATACTTGATACCCCGGACGATGGCACAGTTGATGACCACCTTGGCAGGAGGGGAAAGGCGGGTGAGGACGGTGGGGGCAGCGGTGGGGGGCAGAGCCCgcacaggaagagggagagggaggcggaGGCTTCACCTGCTGGTCTGGCTGCATCTTCCAGCCGACAACCCGGAAGGAGTTGGCCGTGGGGTTGTGGTAGATCTGGACGCGGCTGAAAGCCTGGGGCCCCGTGCCTGCCGGCAGCCATCGCTTGTTGGTGTCATCGTAAAGCATCACGGTGGCCCAGCTGGAGCAGATCACGGTCTcactgcggggtgggggggggaaggaaggagaagggcaggTTAGCACAGCCGAGCACGGGCCCCACCCTCCACGGGCTGGTCACCTCCATCTGGGTCTCCCGGGGAGATTTGGAGATTCACGGCGTATGAGGGGGAGACAGGCCTGCAGGGAGACCGaggcagagactgagagagagaagcagacaggtgggacagagacagactgagTGGAAGGGAGACAGACAAAGAGGCCAACTGGGAatgtgagggagaggaagagtcaGACGGATAGACGGCAAGAGACAAATGTACTGACGGATGTGGGGAGacgggtgagggagggagagccagagacagagagacaggcgGAGGGAACAAATGGGAAGAcaggggctggggaaagagacagacaagCACCTAGTGAGTgaggagagacaggcagacagtcCGAGACAGACGGACGGAGATTCAGGGGAGCGGGTAAGAGTTGGACACGGGGGCTCAGGAGAAGCAGGACAGGGGGGACCCGGCAGGAGCTCTGTGCAGCACTGGGGACCAGCCCCCGCCCGGTGCTCTCAGACTCGGTTTCCCTGTCTCTGCCAGGGTGCTTgaccaccccccttcccccacagccctCACTCCCCGGCTCAGGTCAGGGGAGGAAGcggaggctcagggaggggaagggtgagGTCTGCAGTGGGCGGAACATGGACGCTAGATCCCAGGCTCTTCCGCCCCATCCATCCGGCCCCGGGCACCAGCCGCCATCAGCAGACGCTCCCTGTTCTCTCAAGCCTATGTCTTGGGCAGTGATCCAGACAGGCCCGGCCCCACCCTCTAGGGCAGTAGACAGTCCTGTCCAGGGACAGTGCCAGCCCAAGGCCAGGCTTGGGGTGCTCAGAAGGAGCACCCGCCCTGGCCTGGGGGTTAGGGacgacttcctggaggaagtgacatctgACTCAGCTTTGGCAGGGAGGAGTCAGGACACCGGTTCTGAGTTCAGGATCTGATATTCAGAGACGTGGGTTCAAATGCTCCCTGAGACGCCTACTCCATGTGACTCAGGCCAGCACCTTCCCACCCAGGTACTCATCTTCCTTGCCTGCAAACTGGGGAGATGACAGTCCCCACCTCCCGGGGCAGTGGGAGGAGTAAACGAGTCTGGGCACAGACAGCCCTTGGCAGAGTGCCCGGCACGTACTGAGTGCTTAGTAACTGTCAGCATCCCTTTCACGACACCCTGAACGGACACCCCTGGGGAGTCAGACGGCCACATCTCCCCGGAGCCCCCATCGGTCCTGGAGAGGttccatgccccctcccccagtgagGGAACTCAGGCTCCCAGacgggaagtgacttgcccaaggtcacacacagacCAGAGGGAAGCACTggtccccaccccgccccaccccacccccagcagactTTTTCCTGAAAAGAGGAAGTTGGTGGTCAGGGGTTTCCGGGGAGATAAATTATACTTGGCAATGGTTCTGCctctgccagggctgggggctggggcgtGACGCTGACGTTGTAAAAGACAGGGCAGGGAAAGCCCCTCAGCAGGCCCAGGCCCCGGTTCCTAGGCCAGGAAGCTGAGCCCCCCGTTCCCCCTCGCACGTTTATGTAATCACAGCGCCTCCCTCCCATCGGGCACTAGAGCCGGTCAGGCACTCTAAGCCCTTTGCAAAGGGACACCCATTTTATGCCCACGGCAGCCCGCCAAGACGGGCactattttatcttcattttgcaagTGAGGACTataaatggaggcccagagaggtggagtGACTTGGCCtcgatcacacagctggtaagcagcAGAGCAAGGACTTGAACCCCCGCCACCTGGCTCTCAAGCCCGCAGTCGTAGCCACCGGGGAGACTGCGTGGGCCCCACCCAAATATCAGGTGCTGTTTCCAGACAAGTGCGGCCTCGGGGACTGTTTCTGGCTCCCGCTGCCCCTGGCAGAGCAGGGTTAAGGCCTCGCCCACACCTGCCACCCACACCCAGGGCAGACTCTGGCCAGGCGCCCGGGGCTATGGTTGCCACTCCACCCTGCCTGCACTTTGCTCTCCCAAGCAGCCTTGCCCTGCTGAGTCTCTGGCCCGGCTGGAGAAGCGGGGAGTTGACCCTC contains the following coding sequences:
- the LOC122494937 gene encoding vasodilator-stimulated phosphoprotein isoform X4, with amino-acid sequence MSETVICSSWATVMLYDDTNKRWLPAGTGPQAFSRVQIYHNPTANSFRVVGWKMQPDQQVVINCAIVRGIKYNQATPSFHQWRDARQVWGLNFGSKEDAAQFAAGMASALEALEGGGPPPPPPPAAPSTWSVQNGPAPEEVEQQKRQPPGPPEHMERRVSNAGGPPAPPAGGPPPPPGPPPPPGPPPPPGVSPSGVSVAGHGAGGGPPPAPPLPTAQGPSGGGTGAPGLAAAIAGAKLRKVSKEEASGGPSAPKADSGRSTGGGLMEEMNAMLARRRKATQVGEKPPKDESANEEPEARVPAQSESVRRPWEKNSTTLPRMKSSSSVTTSEAHPSTPSSSDESDLERVKQELLEEVRKELQKVKEEIIEAFVQELRKRGSP
- the LOC122494937 gene encoding vasodilator-stimulated phosphoprotein isoform X3, which produces MSETVICSSWATVMLYDDTNKRWLPAGTGPQAFSRVQIYHNPTANSFRVVGWKMQPDQQVVINCAIVRGIKYNQATPSFHQWRDARQVWGLNFGSKEDAAQFAAGMASALEALEGGGPPPPPPPAAPSTWSVQNGPAPEEVEQQKRQPPGPPEHMERRVSNAGGPPAPPAGGPPPPPGPPPPPGPPPPPGVSPSGVSVAGHGAGGGPPPAPPLPTAQGPSGGGTGAPGLAAAIAGAKLRKVSKEEASGGPSAPKADSGRSTGGGLMEEMNAMLARRRKATQVGEKPPKDESANQEEPEARVPAQSESVRRPWEKNSTTLPRMKSSSSVTTSEAHPSTPSSSDESDLERVKQELLEEVRKELQKVKEEIIEAFVQELRKRGSP
- the LOC122494937 gene encoding vasodilator-stimulated phosphoprotein isoform X2, whose translation is MSETVICSSWATVMLYDDTNKRWLPAGTGPQAFSRVQIYHNPTANSFRVVGWKMQPDQQVVINCAIVRGIKYNQATPSFHQWRDARQVWGLNFGSKEDAAQFAAGMASALEALEGGGPPPPPPPAAPSTWSVQNGPAPEEVEQQKRQPPGPPEHMERRVSNAGGPPAPPAGGPPPPPGPPPPPGPPPPPGVSPSGVSVAGHGAGGGPPPAPPLPTAQGPSGGGTGAPGLAAAIAGAKLRKVSKQEEASGGPSAPKADSGRSTGGGLMEEMNAMLARRRKATQVGEKPPKDESANEEPEARVPAQSESVRRPWEKNSTTLPRMKSSSSVTTSEAHPSTPSSSDESDLERVKQELLEEVRKELQKVKEEIIEAFVQELRKRGSP
- the LOC122494937 gene encoding vasodilator-stimulated phosphoprotein isoform X1 → MSETVICSSWATVMLYDDTNKRWLPAGTGPQAFSRVQIYHNPTANSFRVVGWKMQPDQQVVINCAIVRGIKYNQATPSFHQWRDARQVWGLNFGSKEDAAQFAAGMASALEALEGGGPPPPPPPAAPSTWSVQNGPAPEEVEQQKRQPPGPPEHMERRVSNAGGPPAPPAGGPPPPPGPPPPPGPPPPPGVSPSGVSVAGHGAGGGPPPAPPLPTAQGPSGGGTGAPGLAAAIAGAKLRKVSKQEEASGGPSAPKADSGRSTGGGLMEEMNAMLARRRKATQVGEKPPKDESANQEEPEARVPAQSESVRRPWEKNSTTLPRMKSSSSVTTSEAHPSTPSSSDESDLERVKQELLEEVRKELQKVKEEIIEAFVQELRKRGSP